From the genome of Glycine soja cultivar W05 chromosome 14, ASM419377v2, whole genome shotgun sequence:
TGCCTTCTTTTTTCCCCTTCCCCTTCTCCCTTCTCTCCCTCCCCCTCCCTCTCCCCTTTGTCCTCCTTCTGGGGAACCGCAACCTTCTCTCTCCTCCTCTACCTCCCCCtccctctccttcttcttccttctagCACCGCCACTCCCTCTCCCCCTCCCCCTTCTTCCTCCCTCTTGTGATGCCCAACGCCCATTAAAGgaaggaattttttttccttcctcttctgttcttgcattttcattcttattttttttccttcttccattGCTTTTCTTATTCCCGGAATGGTTGTTggtttgttggttttgtttgtaattttttttaatattgtgtaGAGATCTCCGGGTTCTTCTACAAGAACCTATTATTCACCCTACAAATCCCTACACTACCTTTATTGCAAGATCTCTACAAGACCAGATCTTGAGCACAAGATCATTGCTCAAGATCTGACATTAAATATGCTCTAAGAACACTAGTTAGTAAGACCTTTTATTTATTACGTGTTTACACCTTGtatatttgaatttctaaacCCGACAATCAGAATCATCAACatgtatgaataaaaataaaaagaactagaACCTTGCGCTTCTTGGCAAAAACAAGCCCTTGGTTGCTTGATCAGTAGTTTGTTCTCCGAAAAAAGAAGGGGGTTTAGGCCTttttaatctcaaggactgGAACCTTGCGCTTCTTTCCTGTATCCTGTGGGACTTTCATTGTAAGAAAGATTCCTTATGGGTTCGGTGGGTTCACCATTACTATTTCAGAGGGAGCGATGTGTGGAATTATAAtacttcttcatcagattcagttttgataaagaaaatcattcaaataagggaCTTTATTATCTCCAAAGAGCTAAGTACGGAAGATGCCAAAAAGAGGATTCAATCTTGGAGCACCAATAAACAATTGCTTGTTGGAAAAGTCCatgaatacattagaggtgtcaagcctactattagttggtgttctgttatatggaacccagcaatcccccctaagatgtctttcattTTGTGGCTTGTTAAAAGGAACTGGctgcttactcttgacaaagttacttttttgaacaagggttccctctgccctttatgttcaaatgaggctgagtcaaatgctcatttgttcttttcttgcaggaaatctctccaagtttgggctcacattcgtgatttggctcCTTTCCGCAGGCGTTTTACTTCTTTACAgcgcattactgactctttaattaggggcagATCGACATCAGGTGTTTAAGGAAAGTTACGTTGTCTGActatagcaattacagtctactgcatctggctgtctaggaacaaactgatttttgaagtttatcaattttctgtaatagaggttattaacaagattaagtttcttatgtatagacaagcgcacatgttgcatttgttttagcatcttgatataggccttcttgtattagggagacttttgattttctctagttgcggggtatgccccgtttattgttgtatcattttaggtttaatataatttacatttttcccaaaaaaataaaataaaaagaacacaCCATCATAATGTGACATGATTGGTAGATAATCTTGTTCTTTAAATATGTGATCATAGATTCAATCCTTATCTCATGCGTatgaaaaaacatttatatccCTTAAATGAATATCttagggggtgtttggtttgattgttttctgttttcattttcactaaaaatagaaaacggtgatgaaaatgtgtttggttggatttctgaaaacattttcagtgaaaatgaaaacaggaaataagcagaaaatgaaaacaataaattcttGTTTTCAGTGTTTTCAGTTGAGAACAAAAATCTCATTTCaggtaaaatgaaattgcggtgacaatgaatataattttaagcaaatctaaaaatacaaaaagacaagaagtcaatatatcatcaattttcagtatttttatttcatgaaaacagaaaacaagaagtcaaaccaaacatgttttcaaaattctaatcttttaaaaatgaaaacagaaaatgaaaatgcaaaccaaacacatcCTTAGTATTTTGAGAGATTAGTCCATGACTTTCAGCCGAAGAATAtctgtttaatatatatatcattattttgtTTGTATGTTTTAGGCTGGCTAGATTTATGTCAAAGTCAAAGTAGTTTGTGTGCAACCCTGAATTGTCAACAAATTATTGTGACCGCATACTTTTGGAGACTTGCACTGTTTCTGTGGCAATAATTCTCTGACCGTGTACCTGTAGTTCTGTTCAATCTCAAATCCTTACCTTACCTACCTATTGCAACTTCTCACTCTTGTGATGCAAACCAACCTATTGCAGCTTCTAACTCTGGCGATCCAAACCAAGGACGCTACCCTTTAGAAATTAAGTATTATGCCTTTCCGAAATTCCAATATGATAGTACAGAAAAAGCTATGGAGAATTGTTGGATTTTTGTCAAGTGTGATTGGACTAATCTGTTACGCGTTGAGTTCCTCTTTCAACCACCTATTTGGAGAGTGGAACTTCTTGAAGATCATCCTTTACGCAGTGATAAGTTTCTCTATCAGCAGCATCATGttacttttgaaaaaatggAAACTTTCCAAGAGTTTCATGCTAAAAGCTCATGTGGGTGTTCTGGTTTTGTTGATCACTTCTGTGTACTCTTTTGTATCCGACAAAGCTGTGAATGGAAAACCAGACATGTTAAGTTTGATTTCGTGTTTTGCCTTTGCTTTCATGTCTCTGTGTCTGTCAAAGGAGATTGACCTTGGGTTTGGAGCAGATCTCCTCAATTTCTTCCTTGGATGCCTAACTGTTCAACTAAtgcacatccatttgatgctcTCTATTGTTGCAGCCATATTTTGCtattgtttcatgttttttcgTTCCAAGTTGGATTCTCAATCACAGATTGGAACTGTAGAAGTTGAAGACCATGTAAACATAGAAATTGATGCTGAAGATGGAAAAAGAGAGTTTGATGACAACAGAAGTAACTTCCAAGCTAATCATAGCCACCAACAAGTTCCGTTATTAAGAATGGTGGGTGATGGGTACAATTGGAGAAAATATGAAGATAAAGTAGTGAAAGGAAGTGCAAACCAGTTAAGTTACTACAAATGCACACAACCCACTTGCTATGTGAAGAAAAAAGTTGAGAGAACTATAGAGGGGGAAATTGTTGATATACACTACCAGGGTACTCATACACATTGCGAGCGTATGCATAATATGAAGAGGAACTCTTCATCTGAATATTTATATTCAGTGTTACCTTCAGAGCCTGTCGCCTTTCCAGATCAATCATTTGCCTCTCAGGGCAATGGAGAATTGGATTATCATGTGCAGCAACAGAGAACTCCTCAATATCCAAATGAAATATGAATCATAATTTAGTACTTTGCTTGTAGATCTTATcacttataataaaattaaatattaacaattatatTAACTTGTCAAAAGTTCTCTTTTATTATCTCTTTCTCTCCATCTGCTACATCATATTTGTTGAGTTTCTTTTAAATACTTGCTCAATCTTCGATGACTTTGATGATTGCTTGGTCTAGGAAAGTTTATGTAGAACAGAGTGGTAATGCAAATGGATTATTGTCTCATCTACAGAGGAGAGACCGATACCCATCAGAACATAACCATAAATTTGCTTCAACCATTGACACAACACCTCCCTGGAATTAAGTAAATGACAAGCTAAGGTCATATAGTTCCTACAATCTGCCTCTAGAAGAATCATGAAAGAAAATGATGAAGGGATTGTTGGAGATTACACATCGACTAGCcaaattaaagtatataaatGGTAACCAATTGAAGGAAGCCTAGTGAGTAGTGACAGAAATATATTCATCCAAGGTCATATAGTTACTACAattttatacacaaagaacATGTTGAGTGTTACATTTATTACATTAAGTGCGCTTCTAGTTTCAACATATCATTTAAACTTGAAAGAGAACCCCATTCCTCACCATAGTAATAAGTatcattgtcataatttttttttctaaacatgTATACATTAATGTTTTACGAGCTTTTGGGGTGGAAGGTTAGAGCTAATGCACCAAAGTTGCTTTCCTGAACATTTGAACAAGATTTACTGGAGAGAAATTAAATTGGAACTTTGAGGCTACACATGGTTCCTGTTCTTTATATTTCCATAATGTCTTTCTATGGTCGGTGAAAGGATTAGTATCCACTCAGCTACCAATTTCTCCCAGACTGTTTGGAAATTACAAGTTATTTCTTATTTGTGTAGGTAGAGTGGTGGGATGGACCGAATCAGgcccaaaagaaagaaaattaaatgatttaaggAGTTTATTGGttagaattaaatattttttatcatatttaaatccgcaacttctccttttttttcctctttttttattcattattaaaCTTTCCTCTTCTGTCTCTCAACCATcaaatcaatcttatatttatgaaagaagtagttaaaattaaatatgtatttaataattatagttttattttacttGTATTAGAATAATATGATTTTAACATTTGGATGATTATTATTCCTTGATTGATATAACTTAGAATTATATAAATGTAATCATCTTTACCTATTATCATCAatgaatgaaatattttaattttatcttattttcctTAGTTTCTTTAGATTTAGTAGtagtttttaggttaattttcaTAGATAGAAAATTGTTTTCTATCATAGAGTAACTAAGAGGTTATATCAATACTGCCTGAAATATATAAATGGAAGATCTTGTACAGAATTTGACTAATAAATAGTAACAAAAAACCAAGAACTTGAATATATTTATCCattattacaaatataaataatttgactACATTCAAGGTGCAAATTATAAGACATCACCTAAAATCTAAGAAAGGAATGTTGTAGTTAGTTCTCACTAGTCACTACTATTACAAATCTGGGACAGGACATTTATTTCAACGCACTTGGCAAGATACTGGTATGATACTTCACTAAGATCGAAAGTGTCCcaaaatacatattttgaagCGTCATTGCATACTGGTGTAAGTTCATTGCAAAATGAAGTTACTTCAACCGCGCCGAGCCCGCAACACCCTCTATTTGTTACCTGGATACCTATTAGATAAATTTCCCATAAATGCTCAAAATAAGTACAGGAACAGattagtttcattatttttctttcatattttaaaatcatatagaaAACTTTCTCCTATAGAAAGAAAGACATTAtggaaatattaaatattataaaaaaaatatgaagaaagTTTTCCTAAGGTTTCCAAGGCACGTACGattctataatattttatatatatatatatatatatatatatatatatatagagagagagagagagagagagagaacacgTGTGTGGAGAAGATATATATCAAATGAGAACTCTTcttattataataaatgaaaactataaaatttaaaaaataaaaaaaatacaaataattaactttttaaaatagttagatAACCACTAAATAGATTTTAATCTTGACCATCCACTTAGGTAATATATGATTCAAATTAAAGTTCTCATTTCTCACAttaaaaagagtttttatatgatatgttcctttatattaaaaaataagaaagtaaaattatttctactttcaatttaaatattttggttCCACACGAGAGATTATGGGTGCTTTCAACCTACTAGTTCAAGATTAATTTTACTCACGGTGTGTGACTATCGTTGGCCCAACGGAATTTTGTATACGATGAAAATTGAACATGAATTTTcttgttaaataaattattctcacTCATGTGAATATAATAAGGTCTTACACCACTAATAATTGTTGATTGTGAATATATTTtggggttaaattatataaaaaatttataatttttctctcttaattctttctttttgagtaaataattgctaaattaacatcattttaaatttttgtgcagagaatattaaaagtgatgaatttatgatgcttaatgaataaaataagacCAAGAAAGCAATGATAATTAAGGAAAGCagactaattaaggaattaAGACCAATTAAGGAAAAGAGACTAATTAAGAGAAACAtgactaattaagaaaatgagATTAATTAAAGAAAGCAGACTAATTAAGAAAAGGAGGACTAATTATGAAAATCAGACTAATTTAGAAGTCCGCTAATCTGCACCtgtgaaagaagaagagagaagaaggaaaaaaacacacagaaatttcaagagaatacaattaggagtcattccttccctctattcactttcttattttttcttcctttactaaatatttttcttttgcaatTCTAAAACCTTCATGACAATGAGAAACTAAACCTCATTTGTTGGAAATTTGACAATAAACTACTTTTAATGTAATTtctctttctatctatttaataatattaaatttgcattattctttcttgtgcttaatattattgtttgtggcttgatcacccatttgcatgaTAAGTTTAAGGATAacgttgaaaaatattattttctaatagaactgtGAAAGAATATTTAACtaaagtcatcactagggaTACGTTGATATTTGTTTAACCTATTATACATCtatattcttaatgcaatttactattttagttcAGCAAAGgaatttgaaagagaaaatagataaattagactcTTTCGTGTGGAAGACCAAAGTTAGAATATACCAGTAAATGCATgtgtaaattggaataattataaatggagaaaaattattaatattacatcaaagagtAGTTTTGATAGGTTAAGTTTTCAGCATTCTCATCTTGTGAATTTCCTTCTACagtaatatttgattttctcatcttttctatctttaattaattaatttaaattcttgtttaatttattctcttgtttgatttaattttctgtcaatttaaattattatttttctcataactttttcaagtcaattttctttaacttcttttattaataaaatatattcatctACCTAAATACAAATAAAGTCCATCTAAATTTGAcatttggatttttattttaactttactacttgagatGCATTGGTGCACATGTCAATTCATCAACATGCACTAACCATTGGTTG
Proteins encoded in this window:
- the LOC114384220 gene encoding uncharacterized protein LOC114384220, giving the protein MPFRNSNMIVQKKLWRIVGFLSSVIGLICYALSSSFNHLFGEWNFLKIILYAVISFSISSIMLLLKKWKLSKSFMLKAHVGVLVLLITSVYSFVSDKAVNGKPDMLSLISCFAFAFMSLCLSKEIDLGFGADLLNFFLGCLTVQLMHIHLMLSIVAAIFCYCFMFFRSKLDSQSQIGTVEVEDHVNIEIDAEDGKREFDDNRSNFQANHSHQQVPLLRMVGDGYNWRKYEDKVVKGSANQLSYYKCTQPTCYVKKKVERTIEGEIVDIHYQGTHTHCERMHNMKRNSSSEYLYSVLPSEPVAFPDQSFASQGNGELDYHVQQQRTPQYPNEI